GGTTCACCGGTAGTGAGGTTTGTGGGGGTAACGTCAATAACAATATCTACGCCAGAAAGACGAACAGCTTCCAAGGGGGAGATAAGATCTGTGCCTATGGATTCGCCACGATCCAATCTGTTAAGAAGAGCCTGCAGAGAGATACCTTCGGGATTCTTACAGGCACCTTTTGTCCGGCCTACTACAGCTAAAGTTTTAAATTTGAATCCCCACTTGTGATAAAGCTTTTCTTCCTCTCGAACCAAAATACGAGCGAGACCTTGACCAACGTTACCAAAACCAATAAAGCATAGGCCCCAAATCTTCATATTTCACCATCTCTTTTCTCTCTAGAATAATGACATAAAAAAGGCCGGGAGCCTTCTAAAATCGAAGACCCCCGGCTGAAGTTTCAGTACACGACGTATCAAACGCCGACTGCTCCAGGAGGGTCGACACATGTCGTCATGGTAGTAGTTGTAGTTACATTGATAAGAGAAATTTCATTGATGCTATGGTTTTTTGAAGACACGTAAGGATCCTCCTTTCCTGAATACTTAAATTTTCAAGGAGATTAACATAATGTGCCGATAGTGTCAATTGTTGTTACCGGACAGCGATAATTAATTCCTAAACAGCCGCTTCAACGCATGAACTTGGAAACAAAGGGAGAAGTTTCACCTCTTCTCAAGAAATGGCCAGAAGGACCTTCTCCAAGAAATTCGGAGAACCACGATTCGTGTTCTATTTCCTCATTTAAAATGGCCAGGGCAAGCTCATAGGTCCGATGATCCTTGCCTGCTGTCAAGTGGCATATCTCGGTGTATCCACGGACCGCGCATCGCTCAGCGTTTACGAGAACCATCAAGATTGCTTTTACGTCTGTAGGGTCTTTAGGCAATGATGCGGGAGGACAGGCAGAAATATCGTGAAAGGCCTTCATATCGTCAGGAAGTTTGCCCCCTAACTCGTAAATTCTGGGAACGAGTGCTTCAAAGTGGTTTCTGTCCTCAATTCGTGCTGTCTCCGCTATTTCCTTTATTCCTTCTCCTTCGAGGCCAATAAGATTGCATCGAAGTATAGTGTAGTAATAAAAAGTTGTCAGCTCTGCAGCTGCATTGGCCACAAGCAATTTTAGGAGTTTTTCCACATCAACTCCTGCTTTTTCAACCATTTCTCTTGCTACTTTTGCCATTTTCGTGCCTCCTTCCGAATTGAAACATCTTACATGCAGATAAATATATCGCAGCATAATTTGCAATACAATACAGAAAACCCTGATATTAAGATGAGTAAACCCAAAGAGGCGGAACGAAACTCAGGTCCATCTACACAAATTCAAAAAATTTTCTTGACAAAGTTGCTAAAAGTCTGTATGCTAACCAAGCTGCAGAAAAGAAGCAGCAAAAACAATTTAGGAGGCAACATCTTGACACAAGGAACAGTAAAATGGTTTAACGGCACAAAGGGCTATGGGTTTATCACTGGTGAGGACGGAAAAGATTATTTCGTTCATTTTAGCGCGATTCAGGTTGATGGTTTTAAGACTCTCGACGAGGGGCAGAAAGTCTCTTTTGATATCGAGTCTGGTCAGAAAGGACCTCAGGCTGCCAACGTTAAACCTCTGTAAGAATTTACTTTAATTCTAGGCAGATAATAGGGACTGTCCCATTGGGGCAGTCCCTATTTTTATGATTATCTCGAATGGAAGGTTGATAATATTAAATTGAGCGGTTCGGAAAGGATTTTTACACGGAGGGATATCAGAAGGAAGTTTGTTATTTTAATAACATGACACTGGCATTTGCCGTGATTTTCATCCATAATCATAAGTAGCAAATTTGCCCCAAAAGGAGGAGCTTATGGCCCTTTACGTTACCGGCGATAAACACGGAACCGTAGAAATGGATGAGTTGCTGCCTTTTTATTATGCTGTGGGCAAAAATTTGAGTGAGCATGACTTTTTGCTCATTATGGGTGACTTTGGCCTGCTCTTCGCTCCTGAACCTACACAAAAAGAGCTGGAGTGGCTTCAATGGCTTTCCTCTATGCCGTGGACGACACTTTTTATAGACGGTAACCACGAAAATTTTACACGACTAGATGACCTTCCTACAGAAAAACATTTCGGCAACCCCGTAGGTGTGATTACAGATAAAATATTTCACCTAAAGAGAGGGTATGTTTATACTATAGAAAATTATGCTTGCTTCACATTTGGTGGAGCGTTAAGCATCGATAGGTGTTTCCGTCGCCCAGGAATCTCGTGGTGGGAGCGCGAAATTCCATCTGAAGAAGAAATGGTTAGGGGCTGGCAATCTTTAGAGCAGGTGAGATGGAAAGTGGATTATGTGTTTACCCACATGGCTCCTTTTTCCGTTTTGTTAGAGTTGCTTCGTGCAAAATATATTGGCATTACCCTTAATCCCTGCCATGTTCCACGAGATCCAGTAGCTCTTTACTTTGATACCCTTGTTCCCCGTCTTCATTTTCGCCAGTGGTATTTTGGACACCTCCATGTTCAGACTCCGCCCTTTAGTGTGGGGATCGAGGGAGAAGGGGTCTACCAGGCTCTTTATCGCCTGGTTATTCCTGTAGAAGAATCGTTAATGTCTGCAGAACCTCTGGCTGTGAGGGAACATCGGGAAGAAAGTCTTTCACAGATTCTTTTTAAAACTAAATCCCTTCTCTCTCTTATAGAACATCATGGAGAGTTGCTTAATGCGTGGCTGGAGTTTGAGCAAGTTCTACAGGGCCATGACATAATGGCTTTCCACACTTTAATTCGACGTACAGCTCTTGAGGAAGTTGAAGAAGCCATAGAAAGCTGCAAGCGTAAAGGATACTATCACCTTCTGCTTGTGCTTAAGGTAGAATTCAAAGAAATGTCGTGCTAAAAGTTTTAGGAGCTGCCATCTTTGGAGGTGGGCTTGGTTTTGATAGAAAAACAATGGCCGAAAATACGATGTGCTGGAGATAGCTGCGTGGTTATAGAGTATGGCGATGCTATATCTTTAGATGTGAATGGAAGGGTTCAGGCTTTACGACGTACTCTAGAAAGTAAAAAAGTTTCAGGGTTGCGTGAACTTGTTCCCACATACTGTTCTCTTGCAGTATATTTCGACCCTCTTGCCATTGATTTTTTACGGTTCTTTCCTCTTATAAATCGTCTAGCTAGTGAGGCCGAATCAGATTTTATAGGAGAAAAGGGAAGAGGTGTCATCATTCCTGTTTGTTATAGTTTCGAGTTTGGGCCGGACCTTCAAAATGTTATTCATCATTCAGGGTTATCAGAGGAAGAAGTGATTAAAAGACATTCTTCTGTGGATTATTACTGTTATATGCTTGGGTTTACTCCTGGATTTTCATATCTCGGCGGGATGGATGAATCTATCTCCACTCCTCGCCTTGTAGAGCCTCGAGAAAAAATCCCTGCGGGAAGTGTGGGAATAGCTGGAAGACAGACGGGGATTTATCCAATAGATAGTCCTGGTGGATGGCAACTTATCGGACGAACGCCCTTACGAATGTTTGATGCTACACGAGAACCGCCCACATTAACTGATGGGGGGCTATGGATACGATTTCGACCAATTTCCCCTAACGAATATGCCCTTATAGAAGAACAGGTTTCCCATGGAGAATATACTCTCGAAATGTTTGATAAAGGAGAGGTCCCGGCATGAAGATAAAAGTTGCACAGCCGGGAATGCTTACCACAGTACAGGATATGGGCAGGTGGGGATTTCAGGGCAAGGGGATGCCTGTTGCGGGAGCAATGGACCTTTTTGCTTTGAAAAGCGGTAATGTTATGGTGGGGAACGAAGAAGGAGCAGCTTGTCTCGAAGTGACAGTTCTTGGTCCGACATTGACGGTAATTGAAGGAGAAGGTGCTGTTGTGGCAACAGGAGCCGACCTGGGTTTTTCCATTAACGGAATATCCTATCCCTGTAATAATGTTTTGAAAGTTGGCGAAGGGGACACCCTTTCTTTCAGCGGAATGAAAGGTAATGGTTGCCGTGCATATCTGGTTTTTTCAGGGGGTGTAGATGTTCCTGTCGTTATGGGAAGCCGTTCTACATATCTTAGGGCACAAATCGGAGGAGTAGACGGACGGGCACTCGTAAAAGGTGATATTTTTATTACTGGCGAGCCTCATATCCTTTGGCGCCGTTTTGTAGATTTTCAGTGTCCTGTAGCAGTATTGCCTGAGCGGAGGACAGGTCGGCCATTACGAGTAGTACTCGGTCCTCAAGATGATGCTTTTTCACCTAAGGGGATAGAGACGTTTTTCTCAGAACCCTATAAAATTACCGAATCCGCTGATCGTATGGGATATCGTCTGAAAGGGGCAGTTATTGAACATTCTGGGGGGGCAGATATTATTTCAGATGCCATCCCTCTTGGTGCAGTCCAAGTTCCAGGTGATGGCCAGCCTATAGTGATGCTGGCAGATCGTCAAACAACTGGTGGATATACGAAAATCGCTGTTCTCTGTTCGCCTGACATTGCTGAAATTGCTCAATATCTTCCAGGCCAGGAAATCCGCTTTCAGCAGGTGTCTTTTGAAGAAGCTGTTTCTTTAGCAAAACAAGAATCTGATCAAATAATAAAACTTAGACAGTCTGTTGCTGCATGGATTACACGGATTGTTCCCCCGATGTCTGAGTGCGAAACAGAAATATTAATGACGTCTGGGACGTGGGAGCTTTCAGTGGATGGAGAAACTCATACAGTGAGTTGGGAGAGTCTTGATTACTAATTTTTGAGAGAAGGGATGATTCCATGTTCTCTGTAGACTTAAACAGCGATTTGGGAGAAAGCTTTGGTGTGTA
This region of Aminobacterium colombiense DSM 12261 genomic DNA includes:
- the dps gene encoding DNA protection during starvation protein; translated protein: MAKVAREMVEKAGVDVEKLLKLLVANAAAELTTFYYYTILRCNLIGLEGEGIKEIAETARIEDRNHFEALVPRIYELGGKLPDDMKAFHDISACPPASLPKDPTDVKAILMVLVNAERCAVRGYTEICHLTAGKDHRTYELALAILNEEIEHESWFSEFLGEGPSGHFLRRGETSPFVSKFMR
- a CDS encoding cold-shock protein gives rise to the protein MTQGTVKWFNGTKGYGFITGEDGKDYFVHFSAIQVDGFKTLDEGQKVSFDIESGQKGPQAANVKPL
- a CDS encoding metallophosphoesterase, whose product is MALYVTGDKHGTVEMDELLPFYYAVGKNLSEHDFLLIMGDFGLLFAPEPTQKELEWLQWLSSMPWTTLFIDGNHENFTRLDDLPTEKHFGNPVGVITDKIFHLKRGYVYTIENYACFTFGGALSIDRCFRRPGISWWEREIPSEEEMVRGWQSLEQVRWKVDYVFTHMAPFSVLLELLRAKYIGITLNPCHVPRDPVALYFDTLVPRLHFRQWYFGHLHVQTPPFSVGIEGEGVYQALYRLVIPVEESLMSAEPLAVREHREESLSQILFKTKSLLSLIEHHGELLNAWLEFEQVLQGHDIMAFHTLIRRTALEEVEEAIESCKRKGYYHLLLVLKVEFKEMSC
- the pxpB gene encoding 5-oxoprolinase subunit PxpB, with product MEVGLVLIEKQWPKIRCAGDSCVVIEYGDAISLDVNGRVQALRRTLESKKVSGLRELVPTYCSLAVYFDPLAIDFLRFFPLINRLASEAESDFIGEKGRGVIIPVCYSFEFGPDLQNVIHHSGLSEEEVIKRHSSVDYYCYMLGFTPGFSYLGGMDESISTPRLVEPREKIPAGSVGIAGRQTGIYPIDSPGGWQLIGRTPLRMFDATREPPTLTDGGLWIRFRPISPNEYALIEEQVSHGEYTLEMFDKGEVPA
- a CDS encoding biotin-dependent carboxyltransferase family protein; the protein is MKIKVAQPGMLTTVQDMGRWGFQGKGMPVAGAMDLFALKSGNVMVGNEEGAACLEVTVLGPTLTVIEGEGAVVATGADLGFSINGISYPCNNVLKVGEGDTLSFSGMKGNGCRAYLVFSGGVDVPVVMGSRSTYLRAQIGGVDGRALVKGDIFITGEPHILWRRFVDFQCPVAVLPERRTGRPLRVVLGPQDDAFSPKGIETFFSEPYKITESADRMGYRLKGAVIEHSGGADIISDAIPLGAVQVPGDGQPIVMLADRQTTGGYTKIAVLCSPDIAEIAQYLPGQEIRFQQVSFEEAVSLAKQESDQIIKLRQSVAAWITRIVPPMSECETEILMTSGTWELSVDGETHTVSWESLDY